The window CGCCCGCGGAGGAATCGTCAACGAGGACGACCTTTACACGGCACTGAAGGAGAAGATCATCGCTGGAGCCGCGTTCGACGTATGGTGCAACGAGCCCTTGACCGACGACGAGAAGAAGCTCCTGGAGCTGGACAACCTCGTCACGACGCCCCATCTCGGAGCATCCACCGTGGAGGCCCAGGAGAGGGTCGCCATCGAGGTCGCCGAGCACGCGGTCATGTACCTCAGGGACGGAATCGTCTCCAACGCCATCAACGCACCCCGCGGAACGCTGGATGCCGAGACAGAGCCCTACATGCCCCTCGTGAAGAGCATGGGTTCGATCATCCAGCAGATCGTCGGGAACAACCCCCTCAACAAGCTGGAGATCTCCTACTGCGGTAACCTCGCCAAGAAGCAGACGAAGCTCCTCACGGTGACATCCGTCATCGGATACCTGGAGGGAATCATCGGGGCCGCCAACATGATCAACGCGCTCCCCGTCGCGAAGTCCAAGGGAGTCGAGATCTTCGAGTCCACCAAGGACGATGCGAAGGACTACTCCAGCCTCGTCGAGATGAAGTTCACCTACTCCGGAAAGACCCGCACCATCAAGGGAACGGTCGTCGGAGGATCACCCAAGATCATCTGCATCGACGAGTACGCCACTGAGATCACAGTCTCCAACAGGATGATCATCCTCAGGTACAAGGATACCCCCGGTGTAATCGGTGCCGTCGGCAACGCCCTCGGAGAGGCCAAGGTCAACATCGCCCACATGGCGGTCGGAAGGGCCAACGGCAAGGCCACGATGTTCCTCACCGTGGACCAGGATGTCCCCAAGGAGGTCATCGACGTCATCTCGTCGAAGGTCCCCGAGGTCGAGGAGATCGACTACATCAGGATCGAGCAGTGATAGCATGGCGATAGTGACCGTCGATGATCTGACACAGGCGATCAAGAACAGTATCGACGATTCCCATGACATGGTGGAGGAGCAGGCATACGAGCTCGCCCACCATGTGCTCAACTTCTTCGGTTACTCCGACAGGATCATCGACAACGTCCTGGAGCCCGAGGACCGTGACGCGTTCTACATGCTGGAGGACGCCGGCATCCTGACCACCGAGAGGGAGGAGACCACCCTCTATGACGGAAGGGAGTGGAGGATCCACTACTGGCTCTTCAAGCGCGACAAGATCGCGGACCTCATGGGCACGCCCAGGGCGAGGAAGGAGGACGATTCCGAGGAGGAATTCACCTACTCCGACCTTCCCGACGATGTCTGGCAGAGGGGCGGCGGGGCCGCATAAATGGATTATTTTCCCTACGGGTACCGTCCTGGTCAGAAGGAGCTCGTGAGCTTCATCGACCGGACGGTACGCGACCGCAGGTGCGCGGTCATCGAGGCCGGTACCGGTACCGGCAAGACGATAACATCGCTGTGTGGAGCCTTGGATTACGCCAAGGAGCACGGCATGAAGGTCATCTACCTGACGAGGACGAAGTCCCAGCAGAAGCAGGTCGTACGCGAGTCCAAGGCCATCGGCAAGGATGTCATGTGCGTGGCCATGCAGGGCCGTTCGGCCGCTTCATGTCCCCTGATGCGCGAGGACCCGGATCTTGCCTCCGGAACGGCGGAGGAGATCTCCAAGCTATGCTCCGTGTACAAGAGGAAGAAGGACGGGGTCTGCCACTGCAAGCACTTCGCCAACATCGAGGGCGTGGATATCGAGGCATGGGCAGAGAGGGTCCGCAGCGAGCATCCCGAACCGGAGGAGTTCACCCGCATGTGCGAGGATGCCGAACTCTGTCCGTACGAGCTCAGCAAGCTGATGCTCCCGTTCGCGGACGTCATCGCGGTACCGTATCCGTTCGTCTTCATGCCCATGATACTGGACCGCTTCGTTGAGTGGACCGGCGTCCCGCTGTCCCAGATGGTGCTGATCGTTGACGAGGCCCATAACCTCCCGGATTACCTGAGGGACGTCCAGACGTTCGAATACAGCGAGTACGCCATGGACCTGGCCGCCAAGGAGGCCAAGGACCACGGGGACTTCGACCTCTGCGAGGGCATATCCGTGACGGACCTGGTCGCGGTCCTCAAGGAGATACTGGCATCCGCCCAGAAGGAGTATCTGATCGATGATGACGGGATGCTCCCGCCGTACTATCTGGAGGACGAGCTCATGTCCCGTCTGGGGGTCAGTTCCGTGACCATCAGCAGGATGTGCAAGGCCATGGAGGAGATCGGCGACGGCATCATGGAGAAGAAGAAGGAGAGGCACAAGCTGCCCCGTTCCTACATCCATTCCATGGCGGGATTCATCCGCGCCTGGATAGACGGCGATGACGAGAACTACGTGAGGCTGATCGTCAAGGAGAACGGAAACCCGAAGTTCCAGGCATACTGCATGGACCCGTCGGGTGCGGCGGGGCCGCTGATAGACTGCTTCTCGTCGATACACATGTCCGGGACCCTGCAGCCACTGGACGCCTATGTCACGGAGCTCGGTCTGGACAGGGTCAACACGCTCTGCCTGGACGGCATATTCCCCAAGGAGAACCTGTTGACGCTGTACACCGACAGGGTCTCGATGAAGTACGAGGAGAGGGAGCTCCCCCAGAACTACGACACGCTGATGGAGATGGTGGTGGAATGCGTGAACGCGGTCCGTGTGAACACGGCCGTGTTCTTCCCGTCCTATTCGTTCATGGACAAGATGGTCGACGACGGGCTCGTCCAGAGGCTGTCGCGCGATGTCGTCTACGAGCGCAAGGGGATGTCCCAGCCGGAGCTGATGTCCGTGTTCGAGAACTTCAGGATGTCCTCCGGAGGGGTGCTGTTCTGCGTCACCGGCGGAAGGATCAGCGAGGGCCTGGACTTCCCGGACAAGGCCCTGGAGATGGTGATCCTCATAGGGATACCGTATCCCAAGCCCACAGCGAAGATGCGCGCGATGCGCAGGTACTACGACATCCGCTTCGGCGACGGCATGTGGTACACCAACATGATCCCCACGGTGAGGAAGATGAGGCAGTCCATCGGCAGGCTGATAAGGTCGGAGACCGACAGGGGCGTAGCGGTCATAATGGACCGCAGGATCGCCGGCCTGAAGGACATACAGGCGGAACTGTGCCAGGATATCCCTTCCAAGGAGAGGGAGTTCTTCCGTTATTCGAAATATTGACGGAGTCCTATCGTGATCCCCGCCACGAACGCTTATCTACTGAATGGATGTTAGGGCCTATCATGGAGATAACAGTCGAACCCGACGTTCAGAAGCTCATCATGGATGCAGGATGCGATTACCGCGTCTGTACCGCGTGCCTCGGTCCCGCACTCGTCCCTACGTCCGTCAAGGGCCCCAAGGACACCGATGTCAGGATCGAGATCGGCAAGCAGACCCTGTACATCTCCAGATACGTCGCGCGCTACATCTCGAGGGTCACCATGGACATGCTCTACGATGACGACGAGATAGACGCATGCCCCGCGTTCCCCAACAGGTTCCACAGGGGTCAGTTCTGAAGCACGGCGCTGTCGGCACACTTCTTCGCCAGGGCATCGAGGTCTATGTCGGTGCTCATCCTGACGACCTTGTCCGGAGAGGCCTCGGTTATGGGTCTCGTCGGCACTATGGTGCACCCGTTGGTGGGCCTTATCGAGATCTCGAACGTTCCGATCTCCTTGGCGATGGCCTCGATCTCCAGCTTGTCCAGGCCGATGAGGGGTCTGGCGACCGGGAAGTTGAGTTCGATGTTCTCCGACCTGATGTTCTTCAGGGTCTGGGATGCGACCTGTCCGAGGGAATCTCCCATGATAATGCCGTCCGCACCCAGTTTCTTGGCCAGTTCCCTGGCCGTACGCTGCATGACGCGCTTGCACATCACGCACTGATAGTGGTAATCGCACTTGTCGTGGATGGTCTGCTGGTTATCGCCGTGGGGTGCGACGTACAGCGGGAATTCCTTCCCGGTGACCTTTCTGAGCTGTGCGGCGATGTCCTTGACGATTTCCATGGAGCGGTCGTCCGTGAAGGGACGGTTGTCCATGTGCAGAAGGATGACATCGGCACCGCGCTGGCTCATCAGATATGATGCGACCGGCGAATCGATGCCGTTGGACATCAGTGCTACGAGTCTCGTCACAGGTCCACGTCGCCGTAGTCGTCCGCGAGCTTCCTGGGCATCGCGTACTTGCATTCGGGGCAGAACAGTCCGTCGCCCTTCTTGCTCCTGATCATCTCGGTCTTGCACTTACTGCACTGCGCCCTGATGACGCCCAGGTGCTCGTCCTTGGTGGTGAGCTGGAGCGCCGGCTTGATGGCCGTGACGCGGGCCCTGATGAAGTCTCCCTTCCTCAGTTCCTTGGCGACGTCGTCCGTGTAGTTGGGGGAGATCTTGGAGACATGGATCGTGGCGTACGTGTCGCCTCCGAGCCTCCTCTCGACACCCTCCTTGACATACACGTCTGCTGTGGCCATGGTGCTCCTGATGTCGCCCACGACACCGTAGACGATGTCGCCGACCGCGAGCACGTTGGGAGGGTTGGGGGAGACGACCTTCGCGACGCACTCAGCGTCGTCCAGCACGAGCTCTCCTACCTGTGAAGCGTAAACGATTCCGTTCTCTGCGAAAGTCCCCTCTGCGGCCAGATACTCTTCTTCTGAGGCCACTTCCTCTCCGGGGAATACGAATTTGGATTCTGTCATGTGAAATCACCTTATGTTGACGACCGCGACGTCAACCGTCTTTCTCGTCTTGGTATGGAATGAAAATGTATGAGGGATTTCGTACTTATAGGTTTTATAATAAGGGACCTGGCGTCCCCTCTTCTCGCAGTACTCCCTGACGAAATCCAACGTGGCGGCCATGTGGATGGAGTAGACGCAGTCCGACAGCTCCATGGCCTTGTCCAGGAACGCGCGGTCCGCATTCCTGTTCTGGCATCCGAACGGCGGGTTCATGAATATCGTGTCTGCGCCCTCCGTGACGTCCAGTATGTCGCTCTTCGCAAAATCGATATCAGCACCGAA of the methanogenic archaeon mixed culture ISO4-G1 genome contains:
- a CDS encoding phosphoglycerate dehydrogenase SerA encodes the protein MKMTTKILVSDPLDAEGLEILKNSGFPVDEVSGLTEDELCAKIGDYDALIIRSGTKVTKKVIDAGKKLRVIGRAGVGVDNIDVPYATDKGILVMNTPSANILSAAEHSCAMLLAVARNIPFAHESMHKGEWKRSKYTGVELNGKILGIIGVGRVGGEVAKRMKAFNMTMIGYDPFLPKEVADSLGVRLTTLDEVISTADFMTIHTPLLPETRNMISMPQFKMMKPTARIANVARGGIVNEDDLYTALKEKIIAGAAFDVWCNEPLTDDEKKLLELDNLVTTPHLGASTVEAQERVAIEVAEHAVMYLRDGIVSNAINAPRGTLDAETEPYMPLVKSMGSIIQQIVGNNPLNKLEISYCGNLAKKQTKLLTVTSVIGYLEGIIGAANMINALPVAKSKGVEIFESTKDDAKDYSSLVEMKFTYSGKTRTIKGTVVGGSPKIICIDEYATEITVSNRMIILRYKDTPGVIGAVGNALGEAKVNIAHMAVGRANGKATMFLTVDQDVPKEVIDVISSKVPEVEEIDYIRIEQ
- a CDS encoding ribosomal protein L11 methyltransferase PrmA — encoded protein: MKKKDLEISLQKVANFESPDASLEQYMTPATMAADILYDAYSKGDVQGLKVVDLGCGTGMFSIGSWLLGASQVKGFDISQSALDVAERNRASFGADIDFAKSDILDVTEGADTIFMNPPFGCQNRNADRAFLDKAMELSDCVYSIHMAATLDFVREYCEKRGRQVPYYKTYKYEIPHTFSFHTKTRKTVDVAVVNIR
- a CDS encoding exosome complex RNA-binding protein Csl4, whose amino-acid sequence is MTESKFVFPGEEVASEEEYLAAEGTFAENGIVYASQVGELVLDDAECVAKVVSPNPPNVLAVGDIVYGVVGDIRSTMATADVYVKEGVERRLGGDTYATIHVSKISPNYTDDVAKELRKGDFIRARVTAIKPALQLTTKDEHLGVIRAQCSKCKTEMIRSKKGDGLFCPECKYAMPRKLADDYGDVDL
- a CDS encoding Rad3-related DNA helicase, encoding MDYFPYGYRPGQKELVSFIDRTVRDRRCAVIEAGTGTGKTITSLCGALDYAKEHGMKVIYLTRTKSQQKQVVRESKAIGKDVMCVAMQGRSAASCPLMREDPDLASGTAEEISKLCSVYKRKKDGVCHCKHFANIEGVDIEAWAERVRSEHPEPEEFTRMCEDAELCPYELSKLMLPFADVIAVPYPFVFMPMILDRFVEWTGVPLSQMVLIVDEAHNLPDYLRDVQTFEYSEYAMDLAAKEAKDHGDFDLCEGISVTDLVAVLKEILASAQKEYLIDDDGMLPPYYLEDELMSRLGVSSVTISRMCKAMEEIGDGIMEKKKERHKLPRSYIHSMAGFIRAWIDGDDENYVRLIVKENGNPKFQAYCMDPSGAAGPLIDCFSSIHMSGTLQPLDAYVTELGLDRVNTLCLDGIFPKENLLTLYTDRVSMKYEERELPQNYDTLMEMVVECVNAVRVNTAVFFPSYSFMDKMVDDGLVQRLSRDVVYERKGMSQPELMSVFENFRMSSGGVLFCVTGGRISEGLDFPDKALEMVILIGIPYPKPTAKMRAMRRYYDIRFGDGMWYTNMIPTVRKMRQSIGRLIRSETDRGVAVIMDRRIAGLKDIQAELCQDIPSKEREFFRYSKY
- a CDS encoding tRNA sulfurtransferase ThiI; this translates as MTRLVALMSNGIDSPVASYLMSQRGADVILLHMDNRPFTDDRSMEIVKDIAAQLRKVTGKEFPLYVAPHGDNQQTIHDKCDYHYQCVMCKRVMQRTARELAKKLGADGIIMGDSLGQVASQTLKNIRSENIELNFPVARPLIGLDKLEIEAIAKEIGTFEISIRPTNGCTIVPTRPITEASPDKVVRMSTDIDLDALAKKCADSAVLQN